In a genomic window of Enterobacter asburiae:
- a CDS encoding amino acid ABC transporter ATP-binding protein, whose amino-acid sequence MLSGLFSHSAAGAADFSHLEHASVEFRDVVKRYGDHEVLKGINLSISPGEVVAILGPSGSGKSTLIRLINQLETLSDGDILIDNKPTARLAAAALRQLRSRVGFVFQQFNLYAHLTASQNITLALEHVHGWKPQPAQARALALLEKVGMLEKAHHFPAQLSGGQQQRVAIARALASSPQIILFDEPTSALDPEMIGEVLYVMKALAHSGITMIVVTHEMQFAREIADRIVFIDGGQILETAPPAQFFSQPSHPRARRFLQKVLDPLHQEPL is encoded by the coding sequence ATGCTCTCAGGTTTATTTTCACACTCCGCGGCCGGCGCCGCGGATTTTTCACATCTGGAACACGCCAGCGTCGAGTTTCGTGACGTCGTTAAACGTTACGGCGACCACGAGGTATTAAAAGGCATTAACCTCAGCATCTCTCCGGGTGAAGTGGTGGCAATCCTCGGTCCATCCGGTTCAGGTAAATCGACGTTGATCCGTCTTATCAACCAGCTTGAAACCCTCAGTGACGGCGACATTCTGATTGATAACAAACCCACCGCCCGACTTGCCGCAGCAGCCCTGCGCCAGTTACGCAGCCGCGTCGGTTTTGTTTTCCAGCAGTTCAATCTTTACGCCCACCTCACCGCCAGCCAGAACATTACCCTGGCACTGGAGCACGTGCACGGCTGGAAGCCGCAGCCTGCCCAGGCGCGCGCCCTGGCACTGCTGGAAAAGGTCGGGATGCTCGAAAAAGCCCACCACTTTCCCGCGCAGCTCTCCGGCGGCCAGCAGCAGCGCGTGGCGATTGCTCGCGCGCTGGCCTCGTCGCCGCAAATCATTTTGTTCGATGAGCCCACCTCCGCGCTGGATCCGGAGATGATTGGCGAAGTGCTGTACGTGATGAAGGCCCTTGCCCACAGCGGGATCACCATGATTGTGGTGACGCACGAGATGCAGTTTGCCCGGGAGATTGCTGACCGGATCGTCTTTATCGACGGCGGGCAAATTCTGGAAACCGCTCCGCCGGCACAGTTTTTCAGCCAGCCGTCACATCCGCGCGCGCGGCGGTTCCTGCAAAAAGTGCTCGACCCACTTCACCAGGAGCCGCTGTAA